In Candidatus Neomarinimicrobiota bacterium, one DNA window encodes the following:
- a CDS encoding GNAT family N-acetyltransferase — protein sequence MKLVGTTDKTGEQLTLEIAEKTRSRVIASSPLNFQIELMERVGEEDIPQLILISEHLVEEFTEDVRLTKTSIRKYFNYPHTLPFIARKSGEIIGYIIGVPLEFFSNDPSFQCDSNLGEKNTLYTYAFVVLQKYKGSGYAKTLKRVYLSWAKKKGFIYVSGHVREGVSQRFSGSVQILKRFDNWHGSNRRFEYYRRPLVSRVQPENPEQNPPFVAKI from the coding sequence GTGAAATTGGTCGGCACAACTGACAAAACAGGAGAACAGCTTACCCTTGAGATCGCTGAAAAAACCCGATCCAGAGTGATCGCCTCTTCACCTCTCAATTTCCAGATCGAACTCATGGAGCGCGTCGGCGAGGAAGACATCCCCCAGCTTATCCTGATTTCAGAACATCTTGTAGAGGAATTCACGGAAGACGTCAGGCTTACAAAAACAAGCATCCGGAAATATTTCAACTATCCACATACGCTTCCCTTTATTGCCAGGAAGAGCGGAGAGATTATTGGCTACATCATCGGTGTCCCGCTGGAATTTTTTTCCAACGATCCATCATTCCAGTGCGATAGTAATCTGGGAGAAAAGAACACACTCTATACATACGCCTTTGTTGTTTTACAAAAGTATAAAGGAAGCGGCTATGCCAAGACTCTGAAACGGGTCTATCTCAGCTGGGCCAAGAAGAAGGGTTTTATATATGTTTCAGGACATGTTCGGGAAGGTGTCTCTCAGCGATTTAGCGGTTCAGTTCAAATTCTCAAAAGATTTGACAATTGGCACGGCAGCAACAGAAGATTTGAATATTACCGGAGACCCCTGGTATCCCGGGTTCAACCGGAAAACCCGGAGCAAAATCCACCTTTTGTGGCAAAAATTTGA